From the Nodularia sp. NIES-3585 genome, one window contains:
- a CDS encoding pentapeptide repeat-containing protein, translated as MKNSADTQELILSQIKDKFCQRQDFSGCDLSGIDLRAVDLSGVNLTRADLRGANLSGSNLTETKLNGANLIQATLRAANLSQADLSSANLYEADLSYANLCGSCLRRAQCSHANLWGASLCNTDLTEADLSAAILIEASLIEANLYRANLAGANLCGATLVEANLTKVNLTNADLRSTNLTKTNLSAANLWETKISYAKLRDTIMPDGTIRAPEIVIID; from the coding sequence ATGAAAAATTCTGCTGACACACAGGAATTAATATTAAGCCAAATCAAAGATAAATTTTGTCAGCGTCAGGATTTCAGTGGATGTGACTTAAGCGGAATTGACTTGAGAGCAGTTGATTTAAGCGGTGTGAATTTGACAAGAGCGGACTTACGTGGAGCCAATTTGTCTGGTTCTAACCTGACTGAAACTAAGCTGAATGGGGCAAATTTAATACAAGCTACTTTACGTGCAGCTAATTTATCTCAGGCTGATTTGTCCTCAGCTAATTTATATGAGGCTGATTTAAGCTATGCCAATTTGTGCGGTTCCTGCTTGCGGCGGGCGCAATGTAGCCACGCTAACCTGTGGGGAGCTTCTTTGTGTAATACAGATTTAACTGAAGCTGACCTGAGTGCAGCTATATTAATTGAAGCATCCTTGATTGAAGCTAACTTATATAGAGCAAATCTTGCAGGAGCAAACCTATGTGGGGCTACATTGGTTGAAGCTAATTTAACTAAAGTCAACTTGACTAATGCAGACCTGAGATCGACAAACTTAACTAAGACCAACTTGAGTGCGGCTAATCTTTGGGAGACAAAAATTAGTTATGCTAAATTACGGGACACTATTATGCCTGATGGCACAATTCGCGCCCCGGAAATAGTTATTATTGATTAG
- a CDS encoding glycosyltransferase family 39 protein: protein MFYRFRLLPSIWQQIRLSSAFPYLSLLLWILPLLLFSSGDNSLMAHDEGLYARRSRVMFESGDWIAPWGTVHHKTPGPYWLIAISYQLFGISETSVRLPSMILGIFSILLIYEIGKILLNQKMAWLAGLILSVQFLWLQYCRLGTPDVPMIFLVLLAILSVLKAESNPKYGYFWTFIAGLSLGLGFLVRSFMIFLPIVALLPYLIGEHRRHRHLSNPGLYLGFVVGLIPTLSWLWFNWMRYGNDSYEELFRFVFQLGSSERDGNGIIFYLWNVPLKAFPWFFLSLLGLVLLIRRPIPRYQLILVGFPVALFLELSFFSTRLSHYSLCLYPFIAMLAAVGLSWLGKWGDGQIKKVPRNLSYTFGGLGILLVLAGTIILIWVDDIEIRKYATLGLIMGLGWLILPLVWIGRYHFKQKFFTDGYWLAGWLIPCWLALAMAGGLGLLSDYNPDMRVFLQQPAIASILQNHPIYFLEIGGKTGVLLNFYTPIHGEPVNSITELPAFSYAWISATQAAELTTPHQVIGTVQKHQLIQVL from the coding sequence TTCGTTTATTACCATCTATTTGGCAGCAAATACGCCTTTCCTCAGCATTCCCTTATCTGAGTTTACTACTGTGGATACTCCCCTTATTGCTATTCAGTTCTGGGGATAATAGCCTGATGGCGCATGATGAAGGGCTTTACGCCAGGCGATCGCGTGTGATGTTTGAATCTGGCGATTGGATAGCTCCTTGGGGGACTGTGCATCATAAAACCCCAGGCCCTTATTGGCTAATTGCCATTTCCTACCAGTTATTCGGTATCAGTGAAACTAGTGTCCGATTACCTAGCATGATTCTTGGTATTTTCAGCATATTACTAATATATGAAATCGGCAAAATTCTGCTCAATCAAAAAATGGCTTGGCTAGCCGGCTTAATTTTAAGTGTGCAATTTCTGTGGCTGCAATATTGCCGCTTAGGTACACCAGATGTCCCCATGATATTTTTAGTATTATTAGCTATTTTGTCTGTTCTCAAAGCTGAATCAAATCCTAAATATGGCTATTTTTGGACTTTTATAGCGGGATTAAGTTTGGGTTTAGGCTTCTTAGTCAGAAGCTTCATGATATTTCTGCCAATTGTCGCTTTATTACCTTATTTAATTGGGGAACATCGTCGGCATCGTCATCTTAGCAACCCTGGTTTATATTTAGGTTTTGTAGTCGGTTTAATTCCTACTTTGAGTTGGCTATGGTTTAACTGGATGCGCTATGGGAATGATAGTTATGAAGAATTATTCAGGTTTGTTTTTCAGTTAGGATCTAGTGAGCGTGACGGGAATGGCATCATATTCTATTTGTGGAATGTCCCACTCAAAGCCTTTCCCTGGTTCTTTTTGAGTCTTTTAGGCTTAGTTTTATTAATCCGTCGTCCCATTCCTCGCTATCAATTAATATTAGTTGGTTTCCCGGTGGCGCTATTTCTTGAACTGAGTTTTTTCTCAACTCGTCTGTCTCACTATAGTCTTTGTCTTTATCCCTTTATCGCCATGCTTGCGGCTGTGGGTTTAAGTTGGTTGGGGAAATGGGGAGATGGACAAATCAAGAAAGTGCCTCGTAATCTCAGTTATACCTTTGGTGGATTGGGTATTTTATTGGTGTTAGCAGGGACAATTATTTTAATTTGGGTGGATGACATTGAGATTCGCAAGTATGCCACCCTGGGCTTAATTATGGGGTTAGGTTGGTTAATTTTACCTTTGGTGTGGATTGGTCGTTACCACTTTAAGCAAAAGTTTTTCACAGATGGTTACTGGTTGGCGGGTTGGTTAATTCCTTGTTGGCTAGCTTTGGCTATGGCTGGTGGTCTAGGTTTATTAAGTGACTATAACCCGGATATGAGAGTTTTTCTGCAACAGCCTGCGATCGCCTCAATTTTGCAAAATCATCCCATCTATTTTTTAGAAATAGGCGGTAAAACTGGGGTATTACTCAATTTCTATACTCCCATTCATGGTGAACCAGTCAACTCAATTACTGAATTACCAGCTTTTAGCTATGCTTGGATTTCTGCAACCCAAGCAGCCGAATTAACCACACCTCACCAAGTTATTGGTACTGTGCAAAAACACCAGTTGATTCAAGTGTTATAG
- the fraC gene encoding filament integrity protein FraC, which translates to MLGFGDITIPTILPIGVILFQFLFLLTAIPIEAYVLNKRLQFDKKTSIFYATSINLLSTTLGWIIFFTLEPILPINVKSELISYIFFHNFRADNTQALLILMAFIIFFITFFMKFFLLRIFVISLKEDVLKIYENTPENNRLKWRRTSVARLQSTNLVTTILIANSLSYSVISIIILLGQK; encoded by the coding sequence ATGCTGGGATTTGGAGATATCACTATTCCGACAATTCTGCCTATCGGTGTAATTTTATTTCAATTTTTGTTTTTACTGACTGCGATTCCCATAGAAGCATACGTTTTGAACAAGAGGCTCCAATTCGACAAAAAAACTAGTATTTTCTATGCCACATCTATAAATCTGCTTTCTACTACTCTTGGTTGGATTATATTTTTTACCCTAGAACCAATATTACCTATAAATGTCAAATCAGAATTAATAAGTTACATATTCTTCCATAATTTCCGAGCAGACAATACACAAGCTCTGCTGATTTTAATGGCTTTTATAATTTTCTTCATCACATTTTTCATGAAATTCTTTCTGTTAAGAATTTTCGTAATTTCCTTAAAAGAAGATGTCCTCAAAATCTATGAGAACACACCAGAAAATAATCGCTTAAAATGGAGGCGCACCAGCGTTGCTAGATTACAAAGTACAAATTTAGTTACCACTATATTGATCGCAAATTCCCTAAGTTATAGTGTGATTAGCATCATTATACTTTTGGGACAGAAGTAG
- a CDS encoding cob(I)yrinic acid a,c-diamide adenosyltransferase codes for MTRNGIGIRTAQVRPERLTGQIHVYDGVGKGKSQAALGVVLRSIGLGINTPGDSGRVLLLRFLKGPERDYDEDGAITALQRGFPHLIDQVRTGRAEFFGHEEITPFDREEAARGWDVAKGAIASGLYSVVVLDEINPVLDLGLLPVDEVVRTLKSKPHELEIIATGRAAPQDLLDIADLHSEMKPQDHPKAKELFIEGIEIYTGAGKGKSTSALGKALKAIGRGINHPGSTRVLIMQWLKGGSGYTEDAAIAALQQSYPEVVDHQRCGRDAIVWRNSRQELDYIEAERGWEIAKTAIASGLYKTIILDELNPTVDLELLPVEPIVQALLRKPRDTEVIITGRCQQQPAYFDLASVHSEVYCHKHYANQGVELKRGVDF; via the coding sequence ATGACAAGGAACGGCATCGGTATTCGCACGGCGCAAGTGCGTCCTGAACGGCTCACAGGTCAAATTCACGTTTATGATGGTGTGGGTAAAGGTAAGTCTCAAGCGGCTTTAGGGGTGGTTTTGCGCTCAATAGGCTTGGGAATAAATACACCGGGCGATTCGGGCCGCGTTTTACTATTACGATTTTTAAAGGGGCCAGAACGGGATTATGACGAAGATGGGGCGATTACAGCCTTACAGCGTGGTTTTCCCCATTTAATTGATCAGGTTCGCACTGGGAGAGCCGAATTTTTTGGACATGAGGAAATCACGCCCTTTGACCGAGAAGAAGCAGCAAGAGGTTGGGATGTGGCTAAAGGTGCGATCGCCTCTGGTTTGTATTCAGTTGTGGTTTTAGATGAAATTAACCCAGTTTTAGACTTAGGTTTGCTACCAGTAGATGAAGTGGTACGGACATTAAAATCTAAACCCCACGAATTAGAAATCATCGCCACCGGACGCGCCGCACCGCAAGATTTGCTCGATATTGCGGATTTGCACTCAGAAATGAAACCCCAAGACCACCCAAAGGCAAAAGAACTCTTTATTGAAGGTATTGAAATTTATACTGGGGCTGGTAAAGGTAAGTCTACTAGTGCTTTAGGTAAAGCATTAAAAGCTATTGGTAGGGGAATTAATCATCCAGGGTCTACCCGCGTGTTGATTATGCAATGGTTGAAAGGTGGTAGTGGCTACACAGAAGACGCAGCGATCGCGGCTTTACAGCAATCATATCCAGAGGTGGTAGATCATCAACGTTGTGGTCGAGATGCGATTGTTTGGCGCAACTCTCGCCAAGAATTGGATTACATAGAAGCGGAAAGAGGTTGGGAAATTGCCAAAACAGCGATCGCCTCTGGACTGTATAAAACAATCATCCTCGATGAACTCAACCCCACAGTTGATTTAGAATTACTTCCCGTTGAACCCATAGTCCAAGCCTTACTTCGCAAACCCCGCGATACGGAAGTGATTATCACTGGTCGCTGTCAACAACAACCAGCTTACTTCGATTTAGCCAGCGTTCACTCTGAGGTATACTGTCACAAACATTATGCCAATCAAGGTGTAGAACTCAAACGCGGAGTAGATTTTTAA
- the fraD gene encoding septal junction protein FraD → MQSLFKDFFIFFNFFVGIYEGIRKLLVPPKAYSWQTFIYLSVFSWAISFLAVGYVRSFIAFLGWLFLIAGTAWYTTDDPLRVPGTFMPVGAVITGFLVSVFAFGNPEDVITPRTIILWPTISAIITAIPDFIEGNDRKTTAKLPKPEVREKIIVLVASCMLMSCWIQFYFLMENWLTQYPSLLIDNFERSTFVVRIVEPELATETQSETATTQELQKIPENGEVILNEVQIRVEKELNKTPWSQVERWLLDATKEVNNLGNQVIEQRLGQYEERKLWRVDARVTNIKSGYRLDLLSIWTGPSSTRNGYYLQKSCRIEPIAVSATTSRIALSEVEEKNTVAEIECDRLNKFMAGEPPAQR, encoded by the coding sequence ATGCAATCATTATTTAAAGACTTTTTTATATTTTTCAATTTCTTTGTCGGGATTTATGAGGGAATTAGAAAGTTATTAGTGCCACCTAAAGCTTATTCCTGGCAAACGTTTATTTATTTGAGTGTTTTTTCTTGGGCTATTTCATTTTTAGCTGTAGGTTATGTAAGAAGCTTCATTGCATTTTTAGGGTGGTTGTTTTTAATCGCTGGTACAGCTTGGTATACAACTGATGATCCTTTAAGAGTTCCTGGTACTTTTATGCCAGTGGGAGCAGTGATAACTGGATTTTTAGTCAGCGTTTTTGCCTTTGGTAATCCAGAGGATGTAATTACACCGAGAACAATTATTCTCTGGCCAACAATATCTGCAATTATCACAGCGATTCCAGATTTTATTGAAGGTAATGATAGAAAGACTACAGCCAAACTTCCTAAACCAGAAGTTCGGGAAAAAATCATAGTTTTGGTTGCTAGTTGTATGCTAATGAGTTGCTGGATTCAGTTTTATTTTCTCATGGAAAATTGGTTAACACAATATCCCAGTTTACTCATAGATAATTTTGAGCGTAGTACCTTTGTGGTCAGAATAGTAGAACCTGAACTTGCAACTGAAACTCAATCTGAAACCGCAACAACACAAGAACTACAAAAAATTCCAGAAAATGGTGAGGTGATTCTCAATGAAGTTCAAATAAGAGTAGAAAAAGAATTAAATAAAACACCTTGGTCACAAGTCGAGAGATGGTTGCTAGATGCAACTAAGGAAGTAAACAACTTGGGAAACCAAGTCATAGAACAGAGACTAGGACAATATGAAGAAAGAAAATTATGGCGTGTTGATGCGCGTGTAACTAATATCAAATCTGGATATAGATTAGATTTACTCAGTATCTGGACTGGGCCAAGTTCTACTCGCAACGGGTATTATCTGCAAAAATCTTGTCGGATTGAACCCATAGCGGTATCGGCGACAACTTCGCGAATCGCTCTGAGCGAGGTAGAGGAGAAAAATACGGTTGCGGAAATTGAATGCGATCGCTTGAATAAATTTATGGCGGGTGAGCCACCAGCGCAGCGGTGA
- a CDS encoding ABC transporter permease — MNFPRVFAIAKNVFQEMVRDRILYIIGFYTLILAVAWRVLPEFAAATENKMFLDFGLGTMSIVTLIVAVFMGTGLVNKEIDKRTILLLIAKPVSRSEIIFGKFLGLSAVLAVLVAVMTVIYLVFLQLGNIPHSVLSILIAATFLVLQLSLITAVAITFGVFTSSLLAVTLTFAVYLMGNITPDLVNLGRLSRNPFMERITQALYLILPDLTRLDLKNDAVYGLLALPDTTALITSVGYGLFYSVMLLAIANFIFSRREF; from the coding sequence ATGAATTTCCCCAGAGTTTTTGCAATTGCTAAGAATGTATTTCAGGAAATGGTGCGCGATCGCATTCTCTATATTATCGGTTTTTATACTCTGATACTTGCTGTGGCGTGGCGCGTCTTACCTGAATTTGCAGCCGCGACTGAAAATAAAATGTTTTTAGACTTTGGTCTAGGAACAATGAGTATTGTGACTTTAATTGTTGCTGTCTTTATGGGTACGGGACTGGTTAATAAAGAAATTGATAAACGGACTATTTTGCTGTTAATTGCCAAACCTGTCAGCCGCAGCGAAATTATTTTTGGAAAATTCTTAGGTTTATCGGCTGTACTGGCTGTACTTGTCGCCGTGATGACAGTAATTTATTTGGTATTTTTACAGCTAGGTAACATTCCCCATTCAGTCCTCAGCATTTTAATTGCAGCAACTTTTTTAGTTTTGCAATTATCTTTAATCACTGCTGTGGCGATTACCTTCGGTGTATTTACGAGTTCTCTCTTAGCAGTTACCTTAACATTTGCCGTGTACTTAATGGGGAATATTACTCCAGATTTAGTCAATCTGGGTCGTCTCAGCCGTAACCCTTTCATGGAACGCATTACTCAAGCACTGTATCTCATCTTGCCAGATTTAACTCGATTAGATTTAAAAAATGATGCTGTTTATGGCTTACTAGCATTACCTGATACAACTGCACTGATTACCAGCGTAGGCTATGGCTTATTTTATAGTGTCATGCTGTTAGCGATCGCTAATTTTATTTTCTCGCGACGTGAGTTTTAA
- a CDS encoding ATP-binding protein produces MQHPKQIDYHLADQQLDDAPHSNTKIATVEEGMILQLADGSVPACNIMAERILGLTTEEIHQWNAPESSWRFVQKNGTPLTALTHPAMITLRTGKPCWNVVVGLSQSNTDLKWLLMSSQPLFLANETSPYAVVYTFSEITQQQTAEIEKSYADSYIITPDITPNPELQISHKTSDAEIGRQLAENETKFQKVFESNIIGIVLADFEIEAALRESEVLFRQMANTSATLIWMSDTSNLCCYFNQPWLEFRGRTMEQEMGDGWVQGVHPEDVQRCFETYINAFNARQEFKIKYRLKRADGQYRWILDIGTPRFTSEGIFLGYIGSCIDISDVYDELRLRKEVEVEREKMLARSQEYTRQLNGLMEAALAINSALSIEEVIRNITEQAREIIGAHQSFITISIDEDSAKLMSWASLSDKYAAWQVQNQQPFGLSINTSLHLINRSVRMTQTELEAHPQWQQFTQQIDKRPPMRGCLAAPLIGRDGHNMGLIQLSDKYEDEFTKEDQAIIVQLAQMASVAIENTRLYEAEQQARAQAEEANCIKDEFLAVLSHELRSPLNPILGWSKLLQSRKFDASKTASALATIERNAKLQAQLIEDLLDVSRILQGKLTLNVAQVNVGLTIAAAMETVRLAAEAKSINLKFLSDTDSTALVMGDPNRLQQVFWNLLSNAVKFTPPGGRVQVCLESINSNIQIQVMDTGKGIDANFLSHVFDYFRQADSATTRKFGGLGLGLAIVRQLVELHGGRVFADSAGEGEGATFTVQLPALQTQLITADSHSEAEMDSNLGNLEGIKILVVDDDLDSRDFICFVLEEEGAEVISVSSAVEALQTLPKSKADVLLSDIGMPDMDGYMLIRQVRTWTSEEGGKTPAIALTAYAGEYNQQQAISAGFQMHVTKPAEPSQLVAAVARLAGKTVNQF; encoded by the coding sequence ATGCAACATCCAAAACAAATTGATTATCACTTGGCTGATCAACAATTAGACGATGCGCCACATAGCAATACAAAAATAGCTACTGTGGAAGAAGGGATGATACTTCAGTTGGCTGATGGTAGTGTACCAGCTTGTAATATTATGGCTGAAAGGATTCTGGGACTCACCACCGAGGAAATACATCAATGGAATGCTCCGGAATCCTCCTGGCGATTTGTTCAAAAAAATGGCACGCCCTTGACTGCGCTGACTCATCCAGCAATGATTACACTGCGTACAGGTAAGCCCTGCTGGAATGTTGTTGTTGGTTTATCTCAATCAAATACAGATTTAAAATGGTTATTGATGAGTTCTCAGCCTTTATTTCTTGCTAACGAAACTTCTCCCTATGCAGTTGTCTATACTTTTTCTGAGATTACGCAGCAACAAACAGCAGAAATTGAGAAAAGTTATGCGGATAGTTATATAATTACCCCAGATATTACCCCGAATCCAGAATTACAGATATCTCATAAAACTTCTGATGCTGAGATTGGAAGACAATTGGCAGAAAATGAAACAAAATTTCAAAAAGTATTTGAATCTAATATTATTGGGATTGTTTTGGCAGATTTTGAAATAGAAGCTGCATTACGGGAAAGCGAAGTACTATTTCGTCAGATGGCAAATACCTCTGCGACTCTAATCTGGATGTCTGATACTAGTAATTTGTGTTGCTACTTTAATCAGCCTTGGCTAGAGTTTAGAGGACGAACAATGGAGCAAGAAATGGGAGACGGTTGGGTGCAAGGAGTTCATCCAGAAGATGTACAGCGATGTTTTGAAACATATATCAATGCGTTTAATGCTCGTCAAGAGTTCAAAATCAAATATCGGCTCAAACGTGCTGATGGTCAGTATCGGTGGATTTTAGATATAGGAACCCCACGTTTCACCTCAGAAGGTATTTTTCTTGGTTATATTGGCTCATGTATTGACATTAGCGATGTCTACGACGAGCTGCGCTTACGCAAAGAAGTAGAAGTGGAACGAGAGAAAATGCTGGCGCGATCGCAGGAATATACCAGACAACTCAACGGTTTAATGGAGGCTGCATTGGCAATCAATTCAGCACTTTCTATTGAAGAAGTCATCCGGAACATTACGGAACAAGCCCGTGAGATTATTGGCGCACACCAATCATTTATCACCATTAGCATTGATGAAGACTCTGCCAAGTTGATGAGTTGGGCTTCACTTTCAGACAAGTATGCGGCCTGGCAAGTGCAAAATCAACAGCCGTTCGGTTTAAGTATTAATACTAGTCTGCACCTGATAAATCGTTCTGTGCGGATGACTCAAACTGAACTGGAAGCCCATCCCCAATGGCAGCAATTTACTCAGCAAATAGACAAACGTCCACCAATGCGTGGATGCTTGGCTGCGCCTTTAATTGGACGAGATGGCCACAATATGGGGCTAATTCAGTTATCGGATAAATATGAGGACGAATTTACCAAAGAAGACCAAGCCATTATTGTGCAGTTAGCGCAAATGGCATCAGTAGCCATTGAAAACACCAGATTGTACGAAGCCGAACAGCAAGCCCGCGCCCAAGCCGAAGAAGCCAACTGCATCAAAGATGAATTTTTGGCTGTGCTTTCCCACGAATTACGCTCCCCCCTGAATCCGATTTTAGGTTGGTCTAAACTTCTTCAAAGTCGTAAATTTGATGCCTCGAAAACAGCCTCAGCCTTAGCAACTATTGAACGCAACGCCAAATTACAAGCCCAATTAATTGAAGACTTACTAGATGTCTCGCGGATTCTTCAGGGTAAACTGACATTAAATGTGGCTCAAGTGAATGTGGGATTGACAATTGCGGCGGCAATGGAAACAGTACGTTTAGCAGCAGAAGCTAAATCTATAAATTTGAAATTTTTGTCAGATACTGATTCTACAGCTTTAGTCATGGGTGACCCTAACCGCTTACAGCAAGTTTTCTGGAATCTCCTTTCCAATGCTGTGAAATTTACTCCTCCAGGTGGGCGAGTTCAAGTTTGCCTAGAAAGTATTAATTCTAATATTCAGATTCAAGTCATGGATACAGGCAAAGGAATTGACGCTAACTTTTTATCTCATGTATTTGATTACTTCCGGCAAGCAGATAGTGCCACCACCAGAAAGTTTGGCGGGTTAGGACTGGGGTTAGCAATTGTGCGACAATTAGTAGAACTCCACGGAGGGAGAGTGTTTGCAGACAGTGCCGGAGAAGGAGAAGGGGCAACCTTTACAGTGCAATTACCAGCTTTGCAAACGCAATTAATCACAGCAGACAGCCACAGTGAGGCAGAAATGGACTCTAACTTGGGCAATCTTGAGGGAATTAAAATTTTAGTTGTAGATGATGACCTAGATTCGCGAGACTTTATTTGCTTTGTCCTCGAAGAAGAAGGCGCAGAAGTAATATCAGTATCATCGGCTGTTGAAGCACTGCAAACTCTGCCAAAATCAAAGGCAGATGTCCTATTAAGTGATATTGGAATGCCGGACATGGATGGTTATATGCTGATACGCCAAGTGAGAACCTGGACATCAGAAGAAGGGGGAAAGACACCTGCGATCGCGCTTACCGCCTATGCGGGAGAATATAATCAGCAACAAGCAATATCAGCCGGCTTTCAGATGCACGTCACTAAGCCAGCCGAACCTTCTCAATTAGTTGCAGCCGTAGCTAGACTAGCTGGGAAAACAGTCAATCAATTTTAG